TGCTGCTTCATCTCCACCCACTCATCCGGCGTGAGGGGACCGGGCTTGAGCAGGATGGAGTCGCGAACGCCAATCTTGCCGATGTCGTGCAAGAGCGCGCCCTGTTCCACGACGTCGAGCGCCGGTCCGCTCAAGCCAATCTCCTGCGCCAGCCGCCGCGCGTAGAGCGACACGCGACGCGAGTGCCACTGCGTCTCCGTGTCCCGGTAGTCCAGCGCGCTGATGAGCCCGTCCAGGAGCCCCGTGGTGCGCTCGATGACCCGGCGCTCCAGCCCCTCGTTGATGGCCAGCAGCTCCGCGTTCTTCTCCGCCACCTCGCGCGTCAGCCGTTCGTTGGCCGCCACCAGCCGGTGGTGCTCGAAGGCCTGACGGATGCTGCTCGTCAGCTCGCTCATGGCCCACGGCTTGCCCAGCAGCCGGAAGACCTCGCCCCGGTTCACCGCCTCCGACGCCGTCTTGAAGTCCGCCGCCGCCGTCAGCATCAAGCGCACCGCGCGCGGGTTCTTCTCCCGCAGCGCGGATAGCAGCTCGACGCCGTTGAGGTACGGCATCATGAAGTCCGTCAGGACGACGTCGAACCCCTGCTCCCGCGCCGCCACCACCGGGTCGCTGTGGGTGACGACCTCGTAACCCTCCGCCTGGAGGATGCGGGACAGCGCGGCGAGGATGAGCACGTCGTCGTCCACCACGAGGATTCGGGCCATGGGCAGATACGCTCCGAGCGAGTGGGCTGCGGTTTTCTCAGACTCTTATAGCTGGTCCGAGGACGGCCAAACAGGCCCCCCCAAGCTTTTCAGTGCCGCTAAACTACCGGAATTCTTGAAGTTTCCCTCTAACGTGAGGTCGCCGGACTCCACGTCCTGCTTGCCTGCCCGTCTAGCCGTGTTCTATGGTGGCCGCCTACCCGTCGTAAACGGCTGTAACCCCTTGGAATTCGGGAGCAATCTCCGATGGCTAGAGCCCCTGATGGGCCGGTGCCGGTGGTGGTGATGGGGCTGGGGTTCATCGGGCAGGAGATTGCCA
This DNA window, taken from Corallococcus macrosporus, encodes the following:
- a CDS encoding HD domain-containing phosphohydrolase, translated to MARILVVDDDVLILAALSRILQAEGYEVVTHSDPVVAAREQGFDVVLTDFMMPYLNGVELLSALREKNPRAVRLMLTAAADFKTASEAVNRGEVFRLLGKPWAMSELTSSIRQAFEHHRLVAANERLTREVAEKNAELLAINEGLERRVIERTTGLLDGLISALDYRDTETQWHSRRVSLYARRLAQEIGLSGPALDVVEQGALLHDIGKIGVRDSILLKPGPLTPDEWVEMKQHPEFGYRMLAKMPYLHEAALIVLQHQERWDGKGYPLGLKGEEIVIGARIFCLVDTLDAITSDRPYRKGRPMSVARDEVRRCAGTQFDPMLAEAFLGLPETEWARIRREVELMEEAESHRWTGGKLNAQGEPVPARASGA